Proteins encoded within one genomic window of Methanosarcina barkeri str. Wiesmoor:
- a CDS encoding 50S ribosomal protein L37ae — MAKKFTKKGRISRSAGRFGARYGRKDRKLVADLEERMRAPHVCTKCARPTVKRIGTGIWKCSKCGHTFAGGTYIPYTSVGQTLLRTMKNVAEAK; from the coding sequence ATGGCAAAAAAGTTCACTAAGAAAGGAAGGATTTCCAGGTCAGCAGGCAGATTCGGTGCCAGATATGGACGAAAAGACAGAAAGCTTGTTGCAGACCTGGAAGAACGCATGCGAGCTCCGCACGTATGTACAAAATGTGCCAGGCCTACCGTGAAGAGAATCGGGACCGGCATCTGGAAATGCAGCAAGTGCGGACACACCTTCGCTGGCGGAACTTATATTCCATATACCAGTGTTGGTCAGACTCTGCTGCGTACTATGAAGAATGTCGCTGAGGCAAAGTAA
- the rrp42 gene encoding exosome complex protein Rrp42: protein MKTMSEVIATLKKDYIYNLMIKGKRQDGRGFKDFRDIKLETNVIPKAEGSAKVTLGDTQVLVGVKLQPGTPFPDSQDEGVIITNLELNPIASPEFEPGPPREEAIEMARVVDRGIRESGAIDIKKLCISVGESVWIAYIDVHVLNDDGNIIDASSLAAIAALMTTIVPNEQHGIGADVPLAMKEMPVGVTLAKIGSKLMVDPSLDEGAVCETKLTVVSSSDGSVAGMQKMGTVPFTEAEVLEAIDMACEKAAEIRKLYLEALV, encoded by the coding sequence GTGAAAACGATGAGTGAAGTTATTGCTACGCTTAAGAAGGACTATATTTATAACCTTATGATTAAGGGAAAACGCCAGGATGGTCGTGGATTTAAAGATTTCAGAGATATCAAACTTGAAACAAATGTTATCCCGAAAGCCGAGGGCTCGGCAAAGGTAACGCTGGGAGACACCCAGGTCCTTGTAGGAGTTAAGCTTCAGCCAGGAACTCCTTTTCCGGATTCTCAGGACGAAGGCGTAATTATTACTAATCTGGAACTCAATCCTATTGCTTCCCCGGAATTTGAGCCAGGCCCACCCAGAGAAGAAGCAATCGAAATGGCAAGGGTTGTAGACAGGGGAATCAGAGAATCAGGCGCAATTGATATAAAGAAGCTTTGCATAAGCGTTGGAGAATCCGTCTGGATTGCCTATATAGATGTCCATGTCCTCAATGATGATGGAAATATCATTGATGCATCCAGTCTCGCTGCTATTGCGGCACTTATGACTACAATTGTCCCGAATGAGCAGCATGGAATCGGTGCGGACGTACCTCTTGCAATGAAAGAGATGCCTGTTGGCGTGACTCTTGCCAAGATCGGCTCAAAGCTGATGGTGGACCCGTCACTGGATGAGGGAGCGGTTTGTGAGACAAAATTAACTGTGGTCTCAAGTTCGGATGGATCCGTCGCAGGCATGCAAAAAATGGGCACTGTTCCGTTCACCGAGGCTGAGGTGCTGGAAGCAATAGATATGGCATGTGAAAAGGCAGCTGAGATCAGGAAACTTTACCTGGAAGCACTGGTATAA
- a CDS encoding DNA-directed RNA polymerase subunit P, producing MGYKCTRCKQKVEIDYEYTGIRCPYCGHRILVKERPTTIKRIKAE from the coding sequence ATGGGTTATAAATGCACTCGATGTAAACAGAAAGTGGAAATCGATTACGAGTACACAGGCATAAGGTGTCCGTACTGCGGACACAGAATCCTGGTCAAAGAGCGTCCTACAACCATTAAACGCATTAAAGCCGAGTAA